A window from Nodularia sp. NIES-3585 encodes these proteins:
- a CDS encoding ThiF family adenylyltransferase, which produces MLDIETQLNIFAELTQQGYLDSVRILPENDLNNFKTHKIIWAIEGQLTIAGKGVTLCVGVDDSFPRCLPKVFLRPPDALGFIPHIEDEGYICYLDSEGLLLNSEDPFGIICNALDKTVDVLQKGVSGSNQLDFTNEFGAYWRRVSSKTLFAFLPVDNVLRKIFIYTNNKDTELIADKISNIKAYSNTHSQNLDLLTKRTALYIPLKDSGFVLPPDSNNLWSSQDVKMIVHKNLSEENRRLLKYLGRKWKSEELVVLGIPRPRGGMTLIGILFSGVIGGHPLLSGRVTNSLVPVDIQRFDPDYLLHRGGSHTKLSNFRVLLVGCGAIGGYVSLSLAQTGIMHLTLVDPDVLKPENIYRHVLGKKALYQPKVTALKEEIETKYPYLSVTTYQADIEQAIKDRLIDLSHFDLAIFALGNPTVELYINQLLHSTQLKNPITVFTWLEPLGIGGHALLTRPNELGCLQCLFTPATAIDTPLYNKSSFAAYGQSFGKDDLGCGSSYTPYSFLDAQKTAESAVRLGLNALTESERSSPILSWKGNDDDFVAAGFQVSPRYLLTPDQLHTSRYNYINPQCSVCGEQHG; this is translated from the coding sequence ATGCTAGATATAGAAACGCAACTTAACATTTTTGCAGAGCTAACACAGCAAGGCTATCTCGATTCTGTACGTATATTACCTGAAAATGATTTGAATAACTTCAAAACCCACAAAATTATATGGGCAATAGAAGGACAGTTAACAATTGCGGGTAAAGGCGTAACATTGTGTGTTGGAGTTGATGATAGCTTTCCCCGTTGCTTACCTAAAGTCTTTTTGCGTCCACCGGATGCTCTTGGTTTCATTCCACACATAGAGGATGAGGGGTACATATGTTATCTAGATTCTGAGGGACTATTGTTAAATTCAGAAGACCCTTTCGGCATCATTTGTAACGCGCTCGATAAAACTGTTGATGTTTTACAAAAAGGTGTGAGCGGCTCTAATCAATTAGATTTTACGAATGAGTTTGGTGCATATTGGCGGCGTGTCAGTTCCAAAACTCTATTTGCATTTTTGCCTGTAGATAATGTATTACGCAAAATTTTTATCTATACAAATAATAAAGATACAGAATTAATTGCAGATAAAATTAGTAACATAAAGGCATATTCTAACACTCATAGTCAAAATTTAGATTTACTGACTAAACGTACAGCTTTATACATTCCGCTTAAAGACAGTGGCTTTGTCCTGCCACCTGACTCCAATAATCTCTGGAGTAGCCAAGATGTCAAAATGATTGTTCACAAGAACTTGTCTGAAGAAAATCGTCGGTTACTCAAATATTTAGGGAGGAAGTGGAAATCCGAAGAACTGGTTGTCTTGGGTATACCACGTCCCCGTGGTGGAATGACGCTAATAGGTATTTTATTTTCTGGTGTTATTGGTGGTCATCCACTTTTATCTGGAAGAGTAACAAATTCATTAGTGCCAGTTGATATTCAACGTTTTGATCCTGACTATCTGCTGCACAGAGGTGGCAGTCATACTAAGTTAAGCAACTTTCGGGTTCTTCTTGTTGGATGTGGTGCGATTGGTGGTTATGTATCTCTTTCATTAGCACAGACAGGCATCATGCACCTAACGCTTGTAGATCCTGATGTTCTCAAACCAGAAAATATATATCGACACGTTTTAGGAAAGAAAGCACTTTACCAACCTAAAGTAACGGCCCTTAAGGAAGAAATTGAAACTAAGTATCCTTATTTGTCAGTCACAACGTACCAAGCGGATATTGAACAAGCTATTAAAGATAGACTAATTGATTTGTCCCACTTTGATTTAGCAATTTTCGCTCTAGGTAATCCTACAGTAGAACTATATATCAACCAATTGTTACATTCTACTCAATTAAAAAATCCTATTACAGTATTTACATGGTTAGAACCACTAGGAATTGGAGGACACGCTTTACTTACTCGCCCTAATGAACTAGGTTGCTTACAATGCCTTTTTACTCCAGCTACTGCAATTGACACTCCCCTTTATAATAAATCTTCATTTGCCGCCTACGGTCAATCTTTTGGTAAAGATGATTTGGGTTGCGGTAGTTCATATACACCATATAGTTTTTTGGACGCGCAAAAAACGGCTGAATCTGCTGTTAGACTAGGACTAAATGCCTTAACAGAGAGTGAACGAAGTAGCCCCATATTATCGTGGAAAGGAAATGATGATGATTTTGTCGCGGCAGGTTTTCAAGTATCTCCACGATATCTTCTCACTCCTGACCAATTGCACACAAGCAGGTACAATTACATCAATCCGCAGTGTTCAGTCTGTGGAGAACAACACGGATGA
- a CDS encoding cyclic GMP-AMP synthase DncV-like nucleotidyltransferase, giving the protein MANVQYQMIKFHEAIKLKHFDENAVLREKRNRILERLDQGLDKIFRVCNLKPPKYETFDQGSYTMGTGNKPIDGHFDIDTGVVFRICKDDYLDPVKVKEWVYDALHKHTNLVEIRRPCVTVFYQQAGDPIYHVDLAIYSHPDCNPDGKMYLAKGKLNSAAEYRFWQESDPQALIQLIKNLFLDREDDKQFRRIIRYLKRWKDVKFSSDGNAAPIGIGITVAAYHWFNPVYTHDSFTNIKNYDDLEALRCFVNVVLTKFQNVYSNRNIVQRLIVELPISPHNDLFEKMTDNQMADFQEKLKFLLEVIKEAQQKADPVEACKILHKQFGDDFPIPNREDTAQKRPPAIISSSASA; this is encoded by the coding sequence ATGGCAAATGTACAATACCAAATGATTAAATTTCATGAAGCGATCAAACTTAAACACTTTGATGAAAACGCTGTACTTCGTGAAAAACGCAATCGCATCCTTGAGCGTCTAGATCAAGGATTAGATAAAATTTTCCGTGTATGTAACCTCAAACCACCAAAGTATGAAACTTTTGACCAGGGTAGCTATACAATGGGTACTGGTAATAAACCGATTGATGGTCACTTTGATATTGACACAGGCGTAGTATTCAGGATTTGCAAAGATGACTATCTAGATCCAGTAAAAGTTAAGGAATGGGTATATGATGCTTTGCACAAACATACAAACTTGGTTGAAATAAGACGACCTTGCGTTACTGTATTTTACCAGCAGGCTGGCGACCCCATCTATCACGTTGATTTGGCGATTTACTCTCACCCAGACTGTAACCCAGATGGCAAAATGTACTTAGCCAAGGGTAAGTTAAATTCTGCTGCGGAATACAGATTTTGGCAAGAGTCTGACCCCCAAGCTTTAATACAGCTAATCAAAAATCTCTTTCTAGATAGAGAAGATGATAAACAATTCCGCCGCATCATTCGTTACCTCAAGCGTTGGAAGGATGTAAAATTCTCTAGCGACGGAAATGCAGCACCGATTGGAATAGGTATTACCGTTGCAGCTTACCATTGGTTCAACCCGGTTTACACTCATGACTCGTTTACAAATATAAAAAACTACGACGATTTAGAGGCTTTGCGATGCTTCGTCAACGTTGTGCTTACTAAATTCCAAAATGTCTATTCTAACCGCAACATAGTTCAACGGTTGATAGTGGAGTTACCGATTTCTCCTCATAACGACCTGTTTGAGAAAATGACTGATAATCAAATGGCAGATTTTCAGGAGAAATTAAAATTTCTGCTAGAAGTTATTAAGGAAGCGCAACAAAAAGCAGATCCTGTAGAAGCTTGCAAAATTCTCCACAAACAATTTGGAGATGACTTTCCTATACCCAATCGAGAAGATACGGCACAAAAACGACCACCCGCCATTATTTCCTCTAGTGCTTCGGCTTAA
- a CDS encoding Mov34/MPN/PAD-1 family protein: MKSLIFTKSDGGKLEISSHALSRMLAFVQHTRCKPEAGGVLIGRFIRDSADIVIDEVTVPMSGDRKRRFNFWRSRQPHQQVLDKSWLESGGTSTYLGEWHTHPENIPVPSDTDIKNWQDRLKKDIFNGDTLFFIIIGIKILRVWDGSKTTLVFRLLNDNNSNS; the protein is encoded by the coding sequence TTGAAATCGCTTATTTTTACAAAATCCGATGGAGGCAAGCTCGAAATTAGTAGCCATGCTTTGTCCCGTATGCTTGCTTTTGTTCAGCATACTCGATGTAAACCCGAAGCTGGGGGAGTATTAATTGGGCGCTTCATCCGTGATAGTGCCGATATTGTTATTGATGAAGTAACAGTTCCGATGTCAGGCGATCGCAAGCGAAGATTTAATTTTTGGCGTAGTCGCCAACCTCACCAGCAAGTTCTTGATAAATCTTGGTTAGAAAGTGGGGGTACAAGTACTTACTTAGGAGAGTGGCATACCCATCCTGAAAACATTCCTGTACCTTCTGATACTGATATAAAAAATTGGCAGGATCGACTTAAAAAAGATATTTTTAATGGAGATACTTTGTTTTTTATTATTATTGGTATTAAAATTTTACGAGTTTGGGATGGGAGTAAAACAACTTTAGTTTTTCGATTACTTAATGACAACAACTCAAATAGTTAA
- a CDS encoding SH3 domain-containing protein, whose translation MNMQERINNNKILVSYPTVQIVAFIVTIGQKDQQKYRTIITGLLPEVLKQHTSNKEAIDFVLSRWNIVSNDDEIKTISRLLKSAIPLAENMFLIALLSGITLVGTGIVATMLIPNNLKDEPPQPPPEVAPDCLKQSRCISLVELAQLDNQYLNISKLTVKFRDKSMPDDRLSIRNQGINSGEVGINGQDVTYGGSVIGSFTGGDDTNPLIVSFNPNLTREVAQSVVRSITYENVSTNPTPITRTLDFKITDSNGAVNQPPFTTSIRIIPKKSVIVLNAPNAVTGKENSNLLLTGIRLIAPEPEQVNIILEVSHGTLTVKTDVTNGLIANQIIGNKTEKVTLTGTVAQINTTLAGTNALTYRPIKSFTGQDFLTVTGNIKNKKEKGLVWPPKAENTESTSKRISITVNPLNPPPVVTVPGNQIANENTELQISPIQIKDPNNQIIDVTLEVSKGTLTIKSDVPNGLLTNQIINNDNKNKITIKSSIIRINNTLAHPAGLIYKSNKKFTGEDNLTVTTKDGSNRVTANIGILVNDNPVISVPEYTIPSNSNSVSQPTPNIFTPPIQPQSQASDPTTNATIKGELGSGSKNIRSGLGTSYSKLDTVSIGDRIHVIRRGYDTEGYIWFQVSVPQSGVKGWIAGQFVEIDAGTQIAP comes from the coding sequence ATGAATATGCAAGAACGAATAAATAACAACAAAATTTTGGTTAGCTATCCTACGGTTCAGATTGTGGCATTTATTGTGACAATTGGACAAAAAGATCAACAAAAATATAGAACAATTATTACTGGTTTATTACCTGAAGTTTTGAAGCAACACACATCAAACAAGGAAGCAATTGATTTTGTTTTAAGCAGATGGAATATAGTTTCAAATGATGATGAGATAAAAACTATTTCAAGACTACTAAAAAGTGCAATTCCACTTGCAGAAAATATGTTTTTAATAGCTTTATTAAGTGGAATCACTTTAGTTGGGACTGGGATTGTAGCTACCATGTTAATACCTAATAATTTAAAAGACGAACCACCTCAACCACCTCCTGAAGTTGCCCCAGACTGTCTTAAACAAAGCAGATGTATTAGTCTTGTTGAATTGGCACAACTTGATAATCAATACTTGAATATTAGTAAATTGACTGTTAAATTCAGAGATAAGAGTATGCCTGATGACCGCCTTAGTATTCGTAATCAAGGCATCAATTCAGGTGAAGTTGGGATCAATGGTCAAGATGTTACTTATGGAGGCAGCGTGATTGGTAGCTTCACAGGGGGTGATGACACAAATCCGCTAATAGTTTCCTTTAATCCTAATCTAACTAGGGAAGTTGCTCAATCTGTTGTACGTAGCATCACTTATGAAAACGTTTCGACAAATCCTACTCCCATTACTCGCACGTTAGATTTCAAAATTACTGATAGTAACGGAGCAGTTAACCAGCCTCCCTTTACCACCAGCATTCGGATCATCCCCAAAAAAAGTGTTATTGTTCTCAATGCTCCTAATGCTGTAACTGGAAAGGAAAATTCTAATTTATTACTGACTGGGATTCGTCTTATCGCTCCAGAGCCAGAGCAGGTCAACATTATACTCGAAGTAAGTCATGGCACACTTACCGTAAAAACTGATGTAACTAATGGTTTAATTGCTAATCAGATTATAGGTAATAAAACAGAAAAGGTCACTCTGACTGGTACTGTTGCCCAAATCAACACTACTTTGGCTGGTACTAATGCTTTAACTTACCGACCAATAAAAAGCTTTACTGGACAAGACTTCCTTACTGTGACTGGAAATATTAAGAATAAGAAAGAGAAGGGCTTAGTATGGCCACCAAAAGCTGAAAATACCGAATCGACCAGTAAGCGCATTAGTATTACTGTCAATCCCTTAAACCCTCCTCCTGTTGTTACTGTTCCTGGTAATCAAATTGCTAACGAAAATACTGAACTGCAAATCAGCCCAATTCAAATCAAAGACCCTAATAATCAAATAATTGATGTTACTTTAGAAGTTTCTAAAGGCACACTTACTATTAAATCTGACGTACCAAATGGTTTACTAACTAATCAAATTATCAACAACGACAACAAGAATAAAATTACTATCAAAAGCAGTATTATCAGAATCAACAACACATTAGCTCATCCTGCTGGATTAATATACAAAAGTAATAAAAAATTTACAGGTGAGGATAACCTAACAGTGACTACCAAGGATGGAAGTAACAGAGTTACAGCGAATATTGGTATATTAGTGAACGATAATCCAGTTATTAGTGTTCCAGAGTATACTATTCCTAGTAATAGCAATAGTGTTTCTCAACCCACACCAAATATCTTCACTCCACCAATTCAACCCCAATCTCAAGCCTCAGATCCGACAACAAATGCAACTATCAAAGGAGAACTAGGGTCAGGGTCAAAGAATATTCGCTCCGGTCTTGGTACAAGCTATTCAAAACTTGATACTGTTAGTATTGGGGATCGTATTCACGTTATACGTAGGGGCTATGATACCGAAGGATATATTTGGTTTCAAGTTTCTGTCCCTCAGTCTGGAGTAAAAGGGTGGATTGCAGGACAGTTTGTTGAAATTGATGCAGGTACTCAAATTGCTCCTTAA
- a CDS encoding NF041680 family putative transposase, which translates to MKCAKLKEFRQAAYNHLGRAHDVTFELMDAILLTRNAYSLADLSLSPVFRRKWPSIYEALQDSRPQRQKLMQLYIKQVPTQERLLLVGDHTAWSRPDAVTLQERTIEHSSVTVAGNKPITIGHGYSTIAWIPEDSGSWALPLRHERITSWENPIQKATWQLQQVCENLPTRPISVWDSEYGCAPFLLKTANIKADILVRLRSNLCLWSAPPPYCGKGRPRKHGDKFKLNESSTWSEVTQSLEVNHPKLGRVKVRLWSNLHFRKTATRPMSLIRVERLDEQGNLRVSKPLWLAWVGEQMPTLEKVWQLYLRRFTVEHWYRFLKQRLHWTLPKLSTPKQCDRWSDLMPLMTWELWLARDIVTDNPLPWQKSLDKMTPGRVAQAMGSIFAVIATPARSPKPRGKSPGWKTGQPRQRRIRYPIVKKTTTKPRKKQPEPV; encoded by the coding sequence ATGAAATGTGCCAAACTAAAAGAATTCCGTCAAGCAGCGTACAACCACTTAGGTAGAGCGCATGATGTAACTTTTGAACTAATGGATGCAATATTGCTGACTCGTAACGCCTACAGTTTGGCAGATTTATCGCTATCACCAGTATTTAGACGGAAGTGGCCAAGTATCTATGAGGCATTACAAGATAGCAGACCACAGCGACAAAAGTTGATGCAGTTATACATCAAACAAGTGCCAACGCAGGAACGTCTGTTGTTAGTAGGTGACCATACCGCCTGGTCGCGTCCGGATGCAGTAACCCTACAAGAAAGGACAATTGAACACAGCAGTGTCACAGTAGCGGGAAACAAACCAATTACCATTGGTCACGGATATAGCACCATTGCTTGGATACCAGAAGATTCGGGGAGTTGGGCGTTACCCTTAAGACATGAGCGAATTACCAGTTGGGAAAACCCGATACAGAAGGCAACTTGGCAACTACAACAAGTGTGTGAAAATTTACCAACTAGACCAATTTCGGTTTGGGATAGTGAGTATGGCTGCGCCCCTTTCTTGTTGAAGACGGCCAATATCAAAGCAGACATTCTTGTCCGGTTGCGTTCAAATCTTTGTTTGTGGAGCGCACCACCGCCATATTGTGGGAAGGGAAGACCCAGGAAGCACGGTGACAAATTCAAACTGAATGAATCCTCTACATGGAGCGAAGTCACTCAAAGTTTAGAGGTGAACCATCCCAAGCTAGGAAGAGTCAAGGTGAGGTTATGGTCAAATTTACACTTCCGTAAAACTGCTACACGCCCCATGTCTCTCATCAGGGTTGAACGTCTAGATGAGCAAGGCAACTTGAGAGTATCAAAACCTTTGTGGTTGGCTTGGGTTGGGGAACAAATGCCGACCTTAGAAAAAGTTTGGCAACTTTACCTGCGGCGCTTTACTGTTGAACATTGGTATCGTTTTTTAAAGCAACGCCTACACTGGACATTGCCTAAGCTTAGTACCCCTAAGCAATGTGACCGTTGGAGCGACCTCATGCCTCTAATGACTTGGGAATTGTGGTTGGCTCGTGATATCGTTACTGACAACCCTCTACCCTGGCAGAAGTCATTAGACAAAATGACCCCTGGAAGGGTTGCCCAGGCGATGGGGAGCATTTTTGCGGTGATTGCTACTCCTGCCCGTTCACCCAAACCTCGTGGAAAGTCTCCAGGTTGGAAGACCGGACAACCTCGCCAACGTAGAATTCGCTATCCCATAGTCAAAAAGACTACAACAAAACCCCGCAAAAAGCAGCCGGAACCTGTTTAG
- a CDS encoding SAVED domain-containing protein has product MARKSIPEAIKLQLWVKSAGRCEFKGCNTPVWYNGLTLSEGNFAQVAHIIGSSKDGPRGTEQSEELQIEFSNLMLLCQRCHKEIDDHKENYPTELLRSWKQEHENRIEIQTNYPEDIHKSTLLLFSVNIGDRTVPINYEAARNAMFPKFPTDSKGIKIEEKHFDRLCTPEEWQRFAETRIRSKVTRHLEEGIDDEKIKHLSIFAISPMPLLMYLGRCIGDTVPTDIYQSHRNIDNTSKTWSWQEEANYDVNYLTSCEQEDTSDIVLLKLAISDTVNSDKYNNLLPNSCSIYQITISEPSPHFIKSKTQVEIFSYEYRKLLNQIQAKHGKNCQILILPAIPVSIAVECGRVILPTKDPEIYACEYYKEQGDFQKVLKIN; this is encoded by the coding sequence ATGGCTAGAAAAAGTATTCCAGAGGCAATCAAGCTACAACTTTGGGTGAAATCAGCAGGACGTTGTGAGTTCAAAGGATGTAATACGCCTGTTTGGTACAATGGATTAACTTTGAGTGAAGGGAATTTTGCTCAAGTTGCACATATTATAGGTTCAAGTAAAGATGGACCAAGAGGAACAGAGCAGTCAGAAGAATTACAAATAGAGTTTTCTAATTTAATGCTCCTATGCCAAAGATGCCATAAGGAAATAGATGATCATAAAGAAAATTATCCAACTGAATTATTACGTAGTTGGAAACAAGAACATGAAAATAGAATAGAGATTCAAACCAATTATCCAGAGGATATTCATAAATCAACATTATTACTGTTTTCTGTAAATATTGGTGACAGAACTGTTCCTATAAATTACGAGGCAGCAAGAAATGCAATGTTCCCGAAATTTCCGACTGACTCAAAAGGTATAAAAATAGAGGAGAAACATTTTGATAGGCTTTGTACACCTGAAGAATGGCAAAGATTTGCAGAAACAAGAATTAGGAGTAAAGTTACAAGGCATTTAGAAGAGGGGATTGATGATGAAAAAATTAAACATCTCTCCATATTTGCAATATCGCCTATGCCTTTGTTAATGTATTTAGGTAGGTGTATAGGTGACACTGTTCCTACAGATATTTATCAGTCTCACAGAAATATTGATAATACAAGTAAAACTTGGTCTTGGCAAGAAGAGGCGAATTATGACGTAAATTATTTAACTTCTTGCGAACAAGAAGATACCAGTGACATTGTATTGCTAAAATTGGCGATTAGTGACACTGTTAATAGTGATAAATATAACAATCTGCTTCCTAACAGTTGCAGTATTTATCAAATAACCATATCTGAACCATCACCACATTTTATAAAATCAAAAACACAAGTTGAAATTTTTAGTTACGAATATCGTAAGTTACTTAATCAAATTCAAGCAAAGCATGGGAAAAACTGCCAAATATTGATTTTGCCAGCAATACCAGTATCAATAGCTGTTGAATGCGGTAGAGTTATTTTGCCAACCAAAGATCCTGAAATTTATGCTTGTGAATACTATAAAGAACAGGGGGATTTTCAAAAAGTATTAAAAATCAACTAA
- a CDS encoding DNA integrity scanning protein DisA nucleotide-binding domain protein has product METIELFMWGYQHYFQSSAQTEAKNIFSKLASDLEPNVFLVGVLNEIQDDCHLICMEPEDCGYKPSEFAEVKKLAQHFEAIDLERDVLHGDPNAQNNYEKHLKLNALKTAVHHIVDGGCEYRNIISFCSYPVLVEQYWVIVVLQFNRDTYLAQYSLIKTKFNIFTINTSLLDATVEVYFEHCAKALGKPDPGSGLRNIFERDSDEIIFAAGKKLMYTPLAACGNFGNWHRLFEACNTISSLNYEGAEGIGRMWLSKRGHPNLETTLTLLTPVKLQNYRAVRKLLEMTTDEICLLSDSDYIYGLGNIKGSYEQRAEDLFLVNFTKHYTWELLHANHVMMRVAYRQPELPTESINKHKFETDVKRIFPEITPKEVSRLWDLVLEATKQKHGTMVVVSSGAKEESNRLKNQATVIKPVEITTQIMKVITAIDGAVLIDSTSNCYAVGVILDGLASDKGSSARGARYNSAIRYVETSQYPCIAIVVSEDGSIDFVPNLMPQIPRSSIMEAIEQLRKLKDDKNLDWKKFNKVIDFLSKHQFYLQPEMCNTINSLKREVQATGERVGPMAIQIDYPDFSPNPEMNESYFLDE; this is encoded by the coding sequence ATGGAAACCATTGAACTCTTCATGTGGGGCTATCAGCATTATTTTCAGAGTTCTGCTCAAACAGAAGCTAAAAATATTTTTTCAAAATTAGCCAGCGACCTTGAACCTAATGTGTTTCTCGTTGGTGTTTTGAATGAAATACAAGATGATTGCCATCTCATTTGTATGGAACCTGAAGACTGTGGTTATAAGCCTAGTGAATTTGCAGAGGTAAAAAAGCTGGCGCAACACTTTGAGGCAATCGATCTAGAAAGAGATGTACTTCATGGAGATCCGAACGCTCAAAATAATTATGAAAAGCATCTCAAGCTGAATGCTTTAAAAACTGCGGTACATCATATTGTTGATGGTGGATGTGAATATCGCAACATAATTTCTTTTTGCTCATATCCAGTATTAGTAGAGCAGTACTGGGTTATTGTTGTTCTTCAGTTCAATCGAGATACATATCTTGCTCAATATTCTCTTATCAAAACTAAATTCAACATATTTACTATCAATACTTCCTTACTAGATGCAACTGTTGAGGTGTATTTTGAGCATTGTGCTAAAGCTCTAGGAAAACCAGATCCAGGTTCTGGTTTAAGGAATATCTTTGAGCGTGACTCTGATGAGATCATTTTTGCAGCAGGCAAAAAATTGATGTACACACCTCTTGCTGCATGTGGTAATTTTGGTAATTGGCATAGGCTGTTTGAGGCTTGCAATACAATTTCTTCATTAAATTACGAAGGTGCTGAAGGCATTGGAAGAATGTGGCTTTCAAAAAGGGGACATCCCAATCTCGAAACTACTCTCACTTTATTAACCCCAGTTAAACTTCAGAATTATCGCGCAGTCAGAAAACTTCTTGAGATGACTACTGATGAAATTTGTCTGCTTAGTGACTCTGATTATATTTATGGGCTAGGAAATATCAAAGGGTCTTACGAACAACGTGCGGAAGATTTATTTTTAGTAAACTTTACTAAGCACTATACCTGGGAACTCCTACACGCTAACCATGTAATGATGCGAGTAGCTTATCGTCAGCCAGAATTGCCTACAGAGAGTATTAACAAGCATAAGTTTGAAACAGATGTTAAAAGAATTTTTCCTGAAATTACACCTAAAGAAGTTTCAAGATTGTGGGACTTGGTTTTAGAAGCAACCAAGCAAAAGCACGGTACGATGGTTGTTGTATCCTCTGGGGCTAAAGAAGAGTCAAATCGCCTGAAAAATCAGGCTACAGTTATCAAACCTGTAGAAATCACAACTCAAATTATGAAAGTGATAACAGCTATCGATGGAGCTGTACTTATCGATTCAACTTCTAACTGTTATGCAGTTGGTGTAATTCTGGATGGGTTGGCTTCTGATAAGGGTTCATCTGCAAGAGGAGCAAGATATAACTCTGCGATTAGATATGTAGAAACAAGTCAGTATCCTTGTATAGCTATTGTGGTATCTGAGGATGGCTCAATTGATTTTGTTCCTAATCTCATGCCTCAGATTCCGCGTTCATCAATCATGGAAGCGATAGAGCAATTAAGAAAACTAAAAGACGATAAAAATTTGGACTGGAAAAAATTTAACAAAGTGATAGATTTTTTATCCAAGCATCAATTTTATTTGCAACCAGAAATGTGTAACACAATTAATAGCTTGAAGCGAGAAGTTCAAGCAACAGGAGAGCGAGTAGGTCCTATGGCGATACAGATAGATTATCCAGACTTTAGCCCAAATCCAGAAATGAATGAAAGTTACTTTTTAGATGAGTAA
- a CDS encoding phosphoadenosine phosphosulfate reductase family protein, which translates to MFFDWPITEDYCRKICQALDIPLYLSWREGGLEREMLRFDSPTAATWYETPQGLKTSGGNSNNASTRWRFPQIGGSMITRWCSSYSKISIGDAAIANQERFKGKRTLVLSGERREESASRAKYKQFESHRTHTKSRHVDHWRVVLDWDEAQVWNIIQRYCVLSHPSYELGFGRCSCIICIFASEDQLASVYQIAPQVIHKMADYEKQFDSYWRSLGKSGYTIHRQYTVMERVTMGNPYPMKPEIIRLALSREYYESVIVSEWKLPPGAFTKDNGPT; encoded by the coding sequence TTGTTCTTCGACTGGCCCATTACAGAGGATTACTGCCGCAAAATCTGTCAAGCTTTGGATATCCCATTGTACTTATCGTGGCGAGAAGGCGGATTAGAGCGAGAAATGCTGCGTTTCGATTCACCAACTGCGGCTACTTGGTACGAAACACCGCAAGGGCTAAAAACCTCTGGTGGCAACAGCAACAATGCTTCTACTCGTTGGCGATTTCCGCAAATTGGTGGCAGCATGATTACACGCTGGTGTAGTTCGTACTCAAAAATTTCCATAGGTGATGCAGCGATCGCTAACCAAGAAAGATTCAAAGGTAAGCGCACTCTAGTTCTTAGCGGTGAACGTAGGGAAGAATCGGCTAGCCGAGCAAAATACAAACAATTTGAATCTCACCGTACTCACACCAAAAGCCGTCATGTTGACCATTGGCGTGTTGTACTTGATTGGGACGAGGCTCAAGTTTGGAATATTATCCAACGCTATTGTGTGCTATCGCATCCCAGTTACGAATTAGGGTTCGGTAGATGCAGCTGTATCATTTGTATTTTTGCTTCTGAAGACCAGTTGGCATCGGTCTATCAAATTGCGCCACAAGTCATTCACAAGATGGCTGATTATGAGAAGCAGTTTGATAGTTACTGGCGATCGCTTGGAAAAAGCGGGTATACAATTCACCGACAATACACTGTTATGGAACGTGTGACGATGGGTAATCCGTATCCGATGAAGCCAGAAATTATCCGTCTGGCACTATCACGCGAATACTACGAATCAGTTATTGTATCCGAATGGAAACTACCACCAGGGGCATTCACTAAAGATAATGGACCTACTTAA